A stretch of Miscanthus floridulus cultivar M001 chromosome 13, ASM1932011v1, whole genome shotgun sequence DNA encodes these proteins:
- the LOC136499337 gene encoding probable calcium-binding protein CML7, whose amino-acid sequence MGGKDLTEDQIASMREAFSLFDTDRDGRIAPSELGVLMRSLGGNPTQAQLRDIAAQEKLTAPFDFPRFLELMRAHLKPEPFDRPLRDAFRVLDKDGSGTVSVADLRHVLTSIGEKLEAHEFDEWKSLGKTISYLITC is encoded by the coding sequence ATGGGCGGCAAGGACCTGACGGAGGACCAGATCGCCTCGATGCGTGAGGCCTTCTCGCTGTTCGACACGGACAGGGACGGCCGCATCGCGCCCTCGGAGCTGGGCGTCCTCATGCGCTCCCTCGGCGGGAACCCCACGCAGGCGCAGCTCCGGGACATCGCCGCGCAGGAGAAGCTCACGGCGCCCTTCGACTTCCCGCGCTTCCTCGAGCTTATGCGCGCCCACCTCAAGCCCGAGCCCTTCGACCGCCCCCTCCGCGACGCCTTCCGCGTCCTCGACAAGGACGGCTCCGGCACCGTCTCCGTCGCCGACCTCCGCCACGTCCTCACCTCCATCGGCGAGAAGCTCGAGGCGCACGAGTTCGACGAGTGGAAGAGCCTTGGTAAAACCATCAGCTACTTGATCACCTGTTGA
- the LOC136502194 gene encoding probable calcium-binding protein CML7, which yields MGGKDLTEDQIASMREAFSLFDTDGDGRIAPSELGVLMRSLGGNPTQAQLRDIAAQEKLTAPFDFPRFLELMRAHLKPEPFDRPLRDAFRVLDKDGSGTVSVADLRHVLTSIGEKLEAHEFDEWIREVDVAPDGTIRYDDFIRRIVAK from the coding sequence ATGGGCGGCAAGGACCTGACGGAGGACCAGATCGCCTCGATGCGTGAGGCCTTCTCGCTGTTCGACACGGACGGGGACGGCCGCATCGCGCCCTCGGAGCTGGGCGTCCTCATGCGCTCCCTCGGCGGGAACCCCACGCAGGCGCAGCTCCGGGACATCGCCGCGCAGGAGAAGCTCACGGCGCCCTTCGACTTCCCGCGCTTCCTCGAGCTTATGCGCGCCCACCTCAAGCCCGAGCCCTTCGACCGCCCCCTCCGCGACGCCTTCCGCGTCCTCGACAAGGACGGCTCCGGCACCGTCTCCGTCGCCGACCTCCGCCACGTCCTCACCTCCATCGGCGAGAAGCTCGAGGCACACGAGTTCGACGAGTGGATCCGCGAGGTCGACGTCGCGCCCGACGGCACCATCCGCTACGACGACTTTATCCGCCGCATCGTCGCCAAATGA
- the LOC136502192 gene encoding small ribosomal subunit protein uS15-like, producing MGRMHSRGKGISSSALPYKRTPPTWLKTATTEVEEMITKAAKKGQMPSQIGVLLRDQHGIPLVKSVTGSKILRILKAHGLAPEIPEDLYFLIKKAVAIRKHLERNRKDKDSKFRLILVESRIHRLARYYKRTKKLPPTWKYESTTASTLVA from the exons ATGGGGCGTATGCACAGCCGCGG GAAGGGTATCTCGTCATCGGCGCTGCCGTACAAGAGGACTCCTCCGACCTGGCTCAAGACGGCCACCACCGAG GTGGAGGAGATGATTACCAAGGCTGCGAAGAAGGGCCAGATGCCGTCGCAGATCGGCGTCCTGCTCCGTGACCAGCACGGTATCCCGCTCGTCAAGAGCGTCACTGGTAGCAAGATCCTCCGCATCCTCAAGGCCCATG GGTTGGCGCCGGAGATCCCTGAGGATCTCtacttcctcattaagaaggcGGTGGCGATTAGGAAGCATCTGGAGAGGAACAGGAAGGACAAGGATTCCAAATTCAGGCTCATTCTTGTTGAGAGCAGGATCCACCGCCTTGCCCGCTACTACAAGCGCACCAAGAAGCTCCCACCCACCTGGAAGTA TGAGTCAACCACGGCCAGCACTCTGGTGGCCTAA